A region of the Silene latifolia isolate original U9 population chromosome 9, ASM4854445v1, whole genome shotgun sequence genome:
ATTTAGATTCTTTAAATTCATTTCATGAAATTCAGATCTTATATGTTCAATTCAAATACAatatataagttcagttcagaaaatTCAGTCGATGCATATCCACTTTACATAGGTTCAGTTCAGAAATTTAATTCATACCTATTTTCTATAAATTTAGTTTAGAGCTTACTGTATAAGTTCAGCTCCTATAACTTTATTTTGGAAAAATTAAAACCTTATAAATTTagtttaaaaatattaatttacaTCTAATAATTAACATGCAACACAGTACCCCTTATATAATTGGGTTCCGATCCACAACGTTATAGTGGATTAACGATGGATCTTAAAACATGAAACTAAGTAATCCATCGAGCTTCAACGAACGGAAAACATGAAAGGTACCCTCCCGCTTTTTCTCTTACGTAGCAACTTTAAATTGGCTCCCATCATAGTAATGCAGGCTCATCGGCCCTCGGATTTTGTGTCCTATACTCCTATAATCTATATCAAAGATACAGCAACTCCATCACCAAAACCCTTGTGTTCCTTTTATGAGATATCACTGCAAAGACTACAGCCTGACCTTTATGCTATCAAAATCGCCTGTATAATTAGTACTACGTAATTTCTACTATAATAATTGTTATTGTCGTTGCTGTATAATACGGAGTACTAATAATTGTGTCATAGGGCTGAAAATAACAAGGGAAGAAAAGACGATCGATGTGGGCATACAAAACGTGAATTTGACCCTTTTTTTTCAATGTATACTATAATTAAGGGCAAATAAAGTCAATCTGCGGAGATCATTTTCATTgttgtattattattatgattacgatgatgataatgatgttGCGACTCCTGACCCTGCCCTTCTTGTTTTCTTATACGGAGTATTGTATGATCTTTAATATAAAAAGTTTGTTCCCCCGTCTTATAATATGAGACCGCCTCACACAATAATAAATGTTTGATGAGAGGTTTAAGACCCAATTTATGTATAATAACCAAACTTTGAATACTTGTTACCAGTCATGGCTTACATCAAGTTCATTACATCTGAATACAAAAAAAGCTTGTTAGTTCAACCGGGAAATAGATAAGAAATAATAATAGGGAACATACAAACTAACAACACAAATAATAGAAAACGAATACCTCTCGTATTTTCTTAAAATTGACAACTATATAAATCCTTGTGCTCTTCAATGATTAATTTTCTACAGATATAACATGAAAGTAAAGTAATTAGAAATCATAAATTCAAATGAATGTCCAATGATGAACGCATGCAAGATGGTTTAATTTTGGCACAACATACAGAGACGGGTGAGGATTTGACAAATCTTCAATCTACCCCTACTTGAATCTCTACTCCTGCAAAAGAGTAGATAATCAATTTTAGAATCTACGACACATTATTAACATAGAAATTATTTAATGGCAATATATATTATACATgtaaatattattaaaaaaaaaaaagagtaaatctGGCATATAAGAAAAAACAGCCAGGCAAAAAAGCCATTAAAGAAATAACATGAAATTAAATGAAATTCAACTCCATTGGACGTTGCATATTGTCTCTTTTATAGGCCTAAACACAATTCAAGTTTGAACTAAATTCCTCTTGTTCTATTATTTAACtaatataatactccgtatataatacTATTGTTATATATGATAGACTTTAGTAGCTGTAAAATTCTATAactaaaatatttttatattatCTATTTTAGATAGCCAATTTAAGTTAATGTAgaattttatctcactaaaataTGACATCTTATCAAATTCTCTATCTTTTAAGATTTATTTTTAacttttaaaataattttaagatttagttttaataatattaatttattaatttaatttaaaattatTTAGGTGTTTTAGAATAGTTGGagactctagaattgcctgaaaaaagcctcttttatatatatatattgattgattgattgattggacTTTGCAAAATCAGTCCTTGAGGAGGCAATCAAATTGTTGATGGTTAGCTAGTTTAGATCATTGGATTACATATTACTCCGTACATATTAATCCATATCTTTTAGATTGCAAAATCAGTCCTTGAGGAGGCAATCAAATTGTTGATGGTTAGCTAGTTTAGATCATTGGATATTGGGTTCGAAACCCATGAGCATTAAATTTACCTTTGGGGGCTTCCTGTACACCGAATGAAGGCAACCCATCTAAATCCCAAAATGTACATGGCATACTTGTGAGATGATCAATAGATTACATATTAATATCCATATCTTTTAGAATACGATGTATTTTTTAATTGGATGCTATAATTGTTTGATATCAAGAATAGTGTAGTGAAGATCATCCAAATATAGAAGTGTATGTAGACGAATTAGTATGATTGATTTGAGTAAGTAATGTAGGTAACCAAAGGAGTTGTTTGTTCAACTTATCTTAGATTGAAAAGGAGTTGATTTAGGTGGAGTTTCCCACCAACTACATATCGCACCTACTCCATCCCATCCAACAATCATATCGACTATATAACTCAACCTCAActaattcatattcatattcatattcatattcatattcctACTTGATCAACTAATATCCAAGTTATGGGTTCCACTTTCGACACCAACCAAATGAGAGCACTTGTTGATATGCACAATGTTGATTACCGCGACTTCCTCTTTGATTTGATCACCCGAACTAGTGTGTTTAATCCTAGGGAGTTAGGGAGTAAGGTTTTTGTATCCCCTGACTACGATCAGTCAATGGAACAACTAAGAATGTCGAATTTCAAACGGCTTCAGTTTTTGGTTCATCATCGAGTTTTCAAAGGATGGTTTTATGATAAAGGACCTGAGTTTGAGCTCAAAAGAATGGCTTTGAATGATGTTCTTTCCATTTATGATCACTCCCTTTCTATTCTCATGGGTGCTCATTACTTCTTGTGGTACGTCTATTCATTTTTATTCCAATTGAGTGACTAATCCATTTTTCAAACTTCTATTGTGGCCTCGTATCCGTTTTCTCCTATTATGTTGAcggattttgttttgtttatttgaaATGCAGGGGTGGTGCAATTCAGTTTTTGGGCACAAAGCGTCACCATGACAAATGGCTTCAAGTTACCGAAGACTATGCCATTAAAGGCTGTTTTGCGATGACTGAGCTGGGCCATGGAAGTAATGTAAGTACATTCTTCTGTATGCAAACTTTTCGTATATTCTCACCCAAATTTCATTCTACAACTGTATGACCGTCTTACAAGAGATGTGATATTTTAAACTTTAATTGTGATTCTGTCTTTTCCTGATATTAGGTCAGGGGGATTGAAACAACCGCGACATATGATCCTAATACCCAAGAATTTATCATAAACACGCCATGTGAATCAGCTCAGAAGTACTGGATTGGAGGAGCAGCTAATGTATAAAACCTTTTTCGTCTCTTTGATTTATGTTTTCCCTGCTGATTTATGtttatttatttaactttgaTTGTCCTACTGTTTCTGTAGAATGCAACTCACACTATCGTTTTCTCACAACTCAATATCAACGAGAAAGATCAAGGTGTCCATGCATTTATAGCCCAAATCAGGGATGAAAATGGCAACATCTGTCCAAATGTACGCATTGCTGACTGTGGACATAAGATTGGACTCAATGGTGTTGACAATGGCCGAATATGGTAACTAATGATTTTTATTCTGCTACACTAGTCTTGCTTTCAGTTGATTTAACTTTGTGTATATAATCTTTTGTTTTTTCCTTATTTATGGTAGGTTTGATAATCTTCGCATCCCTAGAGAAAATCTATTGAATTCTGTTGCTGATGTTTCCCCGGATGGCCTATATTTCAGCGCAATAGAAAACCCAGATCAGGTTTTGTTTTTGTCATCACATCAAAGTATCAAACAACATTACTCTTTTCATTGCTGTAAAAGAAGTCATAAAAGCAAATCATGTTCAAACCCATGTCATAAGTACCACCCGTTTTTCTGGTTTTCTTCTCCCaacatttttgaaattttggtaTCAACAATTATTAGATTTAGTGAAGTTTTGCCTAATTTTCCTTTGCCCTAATGAAACTATTTTTCCTTCAGAGATTCGCTGCTTTCCTTGCGCCACTGACGTCAGGGCGTATCAACATTGCAGTCAGTGCTCTTTACATAACAAAGGTAACTTGTGCAATGCAACTCATTCTGACACTCAACGAACCTTAAAATGTTGTCGGACACTAAATGTGCATTTGTTTGTGGTGTTCAAATTATAGGTGGGTTTAGCTACTGCTACAAGGTATGCATTATCAAGACGAGCTTTTGCTCTCTTGCCCAAAGAACCTGAAGTGTTACTGCTGGACTACCCAAGCCATCAGCGCAGGCTCTTGCCTCTCATTGCAAAGACGTAAGCAAGCAAGCTATTCTCTGAGTTTTCTGTTTACATGCTTTTCTGATTGCATCTTATGGGACATGGGACGGCTGTTTGCTTCTCTACATTATCtgtcataatcatcatatcaGTACCTCCTAAGAGGCCTGCGGTCCaaattagttgatgcatttttaatTTGTTTGCATTGCAGGTATGCAATGAGTTTCGCTGGTAACTATTTGAAATCAATATATGTGAAACGGACACCTGAAACAAATAAAAGTATCCATGTCGTTTCTAGCGCCCTTAAAGCAACTCTAACTTGGCATAATATGCGCACTCTGCAGGTCAGCTAGCTGCCTTAATGAAGTCAGAATTTTAGCTTCTACTGTAGCATTTTCATCCTAAACTAATTAGCTCTTAAATTAAATTATGTATTGCCTAGGAGTGTCGCGAAGCCTGTGGTGGGCAAGGTGTAAAGACTGAAAATCGTGTAGGCCATTTAAAAGGGGAGTTTGATGTTCAGTTAACTTTTGAGGGGGACAATAATGTACTCATGCAGCAGGTAGTATTTTGTTGTTGCTTTCATTTATCTAACTAATACTAAATTGCTTTGGAAATATTCCTAAAAAACGAGTATGTGCAGGTGAGCAAGGCTCTATATGGGATAAGTATGGGATCTCAGAAACTCAAAAAGCCCTTTAAAGGGTTGTGGCTGGAGCACATGAACAGTCCTAGCCCTGTAATTCCATCAAAAGCCACAAGTTCCGATATAAGAAGCTCCCAGTTTCAGGTACTTGATGTGTAGCATTATACGAGTAGTAATTAAGTAGCCTCCCTTTGATACTACTACTCGCGTATGATTTTGAAATAACACAATCTCCTCTTCTTATTTAGACTGATATATTCTGCCTGAGGGAGAGAGATCTTCTGCATCGCTTGGTAGAAGACGTTTCAGCACATCTAAAACAAGGGAGAAGTAAGGAGTATGCTTTTGTTTTGGTGAGTACGGCTATCTATCTTATTACTgattttatactttgatcaataTCAATATTTTAATGAAAAGCCTTGTTATTTTGCCTTATCAGAGTTATCAGGTTGCTGAAGATTTGGCCAGAGCTTTTGCTGATAAGGCAATTCTGCTTACTTTTATAGAGGCTGAAGCTAATCATGCTACTGGACCCCTGAAAGTAAGGGATTACTGCAACTTCTTCTTGTTCAGTGTATTACAAACATTTGTTTTCCCACCTCAAGACTACTAATATGGAACATTCAAATTCATTTGCAGGATGTCTTGGCCTTACTGCGAACAATGTATGCTTTGATAATCTTGGAAGAAGATGTATCATTCCTTCGATATGGAATCTTGACTGTTGAAAACGCTGCCACAGTGAGGCAACAAGTGATTAAGCTTTGCAGTGAACTGCGCCCGCATGCTCTGTCGTTGGTTGCTTCTTTCGGCATTCCAGACTCTTTCCTGAGCCCCCTAGCATTTGACTGGGTTGATGCAAATTCATGGTCCTCGGTTCAACAataatgttatatatatatatatatataatatgtaGCTCTAGTTTTGTGTATCTGACTGTTGTGACCCTTGAACAGCGTAACGCCCCTTATATGTAAAGCATTTGGTCATTTTATATCTTCCTCGAAAATTTATAAAATCAGCAGTGCATTGGTGCCAAAATAATTCGGATCCGGTTAATTCAGAGTCCGTCATTTCAGTTATGTTTGCATTCGACTTCGATAGGCATATTTCTATTTTCTCATGTGCTATTATGGAATCATTTAGAGCGTCAATTTTGTTACCAAAATAGCAAAATTGGTCTTGGATATATAAATACGAGTTTTTCAAGTAAAATTTAGTTTTGTTATGTCTAGCTTCATCTAaggtaaaacaaaacaaaaatcaagAGAGATACTATGATAGGTCCAATTATGAAATTATAAAATCAATGATTAAACTTGTACTTGTCGTCTCGCGATGAGAATGGATTGGTTGCTTCTAAATATGTCTAGTCCAAAGTCAATCCAATCAATAATGAGATCAATGATCCAAATTTAAACCAGATTCATATCATATATATCGAAAATTTAGAAACCAAAACCAATCCAATgtatttatttttgtgttttaaaTAGACGCTATAACTAATTCTAATATAACCCGAAATTTTATTCGCAACAAATATTTATAGAAATTTATGTTATATGGCTAAAATTGAAATTTCAAGTTTAATAAATCCTAATATTTTGAAAAGTTTGATCGAATTGGGTTCGGGTATGAATGAATCGTGTTGAATTTAGTAGGATGTTTAGAAGATTATCTATGTCACTATGACATCCATAACATTCGTGTGGGAACAAGCTAggttgcaccaaaacggacacggacacgacacggacacgtgacacggcattccatgaaatttaggacacagGACACgacatttaaatttaataaaatatatattttatagttatatatgtgtgattttatttttgaaaaagtattgaatattaaatttaaataagtgaaagtaaaacttacgttaattataactcattctcatttccaaaaccaaaaccaacttataatcaatctatttcgacatctcattactagtctaaaTAATATCATTTGTCTCCAATTCAACTTATTTTCCCATCAAATTTaaccatataacaattctcgccatttaacttaaattcaacttgattccgtttggaggtcaggtgtgtccaaataccatggacacggctcaaaataccatggacacgtgccgaaataaaagatgaaagttagacacggctttacaagtgtccgacacgttttgacgtgtgtccgacgagtgtcgtgtccgacacgggtgCCCGACACGGGTGTCCAACACGAGAACaccgattaggaggagtgtccgtgcaacctagggAACAAGTGCACTTATTATTTCTTGCATTCTCTTCGTAGATGATTCAATATTCTTTTTTCTCGGGGATGCACTGAGAATCTGATTAATTTGAAAGAATTCTAAATGCATATTGCAATGCTTCGGGTCAAATGATTAATAGATCTAAATAGACCATattcttaggccctgttctttctggctttttagagtgaATCGAACTTAGtgaatcgaatggagccgaatcgaatcgaatcaattaaatcgaatcaatggagccgaatcgaatcaatTGAGTGAATGGATCGAATGGAGCCGAAGCCGAATCAAATAAGTGATttaattgaattgaactgaaataataataataataataataataataataataataataataataataataataataataattattattattattattattattattattcgcaaaattgaaattggctgaatttagtggagccgaatcgaatcgaatggagccgagcCGAATGAATTGAATTGAATAGAAAGTTGAGTTGAATCGAATGAGCCGAATCGAATCAATAGAGCCGAATTAAATCgaatgaatcgaatcaatcaataaAATTTAATCAAGTGAGTGAAAATAAGTTGAAAGAACAGGCCTTAGgcccctgttcttttggacttaatttcgattcttataagttgattgattgattaaacTCCATTAAGTtcggttgattgattgattcattcTATTGATTAAGTTGATTCAATTGAGATCGATTGATTgatttatttcaacattaatattattattcttatttttatcattaatattatattaatttatttactattttttattattatattaatattttttttatatttattatattactattatatttattattattattattgcttatattattatatttatatttaatatatttatttatatttatattattatatttttttttggtaaaatgtgagtctTTCCATTAATAATAAAAGTGGCATATTACAAGTTCAAACATTATCCAATCCATCATTCAACCTAATCATAGTACTCAGTTTAACAATTGATGCCTATACTAAGTAACCATTGAGCATCAGTAACATTGATCCTAGACGGACGTAGACTTTGTATCCTTCCACGAACAACCTGTATCAAATGCTTCAAAACTAAAGAAGGCTTCTTCACTG
Encoded here:
- the LOC141599856 gene encoding acyl-coenzyme A oxidase 3, peroxisomal-like isoform X1; its protein translation is MGSSPCSSYSNPDLFEAITFDTKEMRAVVDMHNVEDRDGMFELMTQSSVFNPRKLGSKVFVSPDYDEPMKQQRMTTMKRLEYLVEHGVFKGWITEKGAEIELKRMALNDVVSVYDHSLAVVMGAHYFLWGGAIQFLGTKRHHDKWLQVTEDYAIKGCFAMTELGHGSNVRGIETTATYDPNTQEFIINTPCESAQKYWIGGAANNATHTIVFSQLNINEKDQGVHAFIAQIRDENGNICPNVRIADCGHKIGLNGVDNGRIWFDNLRIPRENLLNSVADVSPDGLYFSAIENPDQRFAAFLAPLTSGRINIAVSALYITKVGLATATRYALSRRAFALLPKEPEVLLLDYPSHQRRLLPLIAKTYAMSFAGNYLKSIYVKRTPETNKSIHVVSSALKATLTWHNMRTLQECREACGGQGVKTENRVGHLKGEFDVQLTFEGDNNVLMQQVSKALYGISMGSQKLKKPFKGLWLEHMNSPSPVIPSKATSSDIRSSQFQTDIFCLRERDLLHRLVEDVSAHLKQGRSKEYAFVLSYQVAEDLARAFADKAILLTFIEAEANHATGPLKDVLALLRTMYALIILEEDVSFLRYGILTVENAATVRQQVIKLCSELRPHALSLVASFGIPDSFLSPLAFDWVDANSWSSVQQ
- the LOC141599856 gene encoding acyl-coenzyme A oxidase 3, peroxisomal-like isoform X2 translates to MGSTFDTNQMRALVDMHNVDYRDFLFDLITRTSVFNPRELGSKVFVSPDYDQSMEQLRMSNFKRLQFLVHHRVFKGWFYDKGPEFELKRMALNDVLSIYDHSLSILMGAHYFLWGGAIQFLGTKRHHDKWLQVTEDYAIKGCFAMTELGHGSNVRGIETTATYDPNTQEFIINTPCESAQKYWIGGAANNATHTIVFSQLNINEKDQGVHAFIAQIRDENGNICPNVRIADCGHKIGLNGVDNGRIWFDNLRIPRENLLNSVADVSPDGLYFSAIENPDQRFAAFLAPLTSGRINIAVSALYITKVGLATATRYALSRRAFALLPKEPEVLLLDYPSHQRRLLPLIAKTYAMSFAGNYLKSIYVKRTPETNKSIHVVSSALKATLTWHNMRTLQECREACGGQGVKTENRVGHLKGEFDVQLTFEGDNNVLMQQVSKALYGISMGSQKLKKPFKGLWLEHMNSPSPVIPSKATSSDIRSSQFQTDIFCLRERDLLHRLVEDVSAHLKQGRSKEYAFVLSYQVAEDLARAFADKAILLTFIEAEANHATGPLKDVLALLRTMYALIILEEDVSFLRYGILTVENAATVRQQVIKLCSELRPHALSLVASFGIPDSFLSPLAFDWVDANSWSSVQQ